One genomic window of Micropterus dolomieu isolate WLL.071019.BEF.003 ecotype Adirondacks linkage group LG14, ASM2129224v1, whole genome shotgun sequence includes the following:
- the six3b gene encoding homeobox protein SIX3b isoform X1, whose amino-acid sequence MTTTISSRVSNEESYLGSLPDSQMVFRSPLEFFSASRILLPNFADGPPVLARSRSPEEPPSACPPLALPGLCFSAAQIASVCETLEETGDIERLARFLWSLPVTADGRDSISEHESVQRARAVVAYHTGSFRELYQILETHRFTRTSHGKLQAMWLEAHYREAEKLRGRPLGPVDKYRVRKKFPLPRTIWDGEQKTHCFKERTRGLLREWYLQDPYPNPGKKRELAHATGLTPTQVGNWFKNRRQRDRAAAAKNRLQHHRMCPGGVRSLSGGECSPDESGERADGETLLSVTDSDSDLDV is encoded by the exons ATGACAACCACCATCAGCTCCCGGGTGTCCAATGAGGAGTCATATTTAGGGTCCCTCCCTGACTCCCAG ATGGTGTTCAGATCGCCGCTCGAGTTTTTCTCAGCCTCCCGTATCCTCCTGCCCAACTTCGCAGATGGGCCCCCTGTTCTGGCCCGCTCCCGGTCCCCGGAGGAACCTCCCTCCGCCTGTCCTCCTCTGGCTCTCCCGGGATTGTGTTTCTCTGCGGCGCAGATCGCCAGCGTCTGCGAAACTCTGGAGGAGACCGGAGACATCGAGCGGCTGGCCCGTTTCCTCTGGTCCCTCCCGGTGACCGCAGACGGCCGCGACTCCATCTCTGAGCATGAGTCTGTGCAGCGGGCTCGCGCCGTTGTGGCATACCACACAGGGAGTTTCCGCGAGCTTTATCAAATCCTGGAGACTCACCGCTTTACGCGGACCTCGCACGGTAAACTGCAAGCGATGTGGCTGGAAGCTCACTACCGGGAGGCAGAGAAGCTCCGGGGTCGGCCGCTCGGACCGGTTGACAAGTACCGCGTGAGGAAGAAGTTCCCGTTACCAAGGACTATCTGGGATGGAGAGCAGAAGACGCACTGCTTCAAAGAGCGCACAAGGGGACTCCTAAGAGAATGGTACTTGCAGGACCCATACCCGAATCCCGGGAAGAAGCGGGAGCTGGCGCACGCAACCGGACTCACACCGACTCAAGTTGGGAACTGGTTCAAAAACCGGAGACAGAGAGACCGGGCGGCAGCAGCCAAAAACAG GTTGCAGCACCACCGGATGTGTCCAGGCGGTGTGCGTTCACTTAGTGGAGGAGAGTGCAGTCCAGACGAAAGCGGAGAGCGCGCAGATGGAGAAACTCTTCTCTCAGTAAcggacagtgactctgacctggaTGTCTGa
- the six3b gene encoding homeobox protein SIX3b isoform X2, translating into MTTTISSRVSNEESYLGSLPDSQVFRSPLEFFSASRILLPNFADGPPVLARSRSPEEPPSACPPLALPGLCFSAAQIASVCETLEETGDIERLARFLWSLPVTADGRDSISEHESVQRARAVVAYHTGSFRELYQILETHRFTRTSHGKLQAMWLEAHYREAEKLRGRPLGPVDKYRVRKKFPLPRTIWDGEQKTHCFKERTRGLLREWYLQDPYPNPGKKRELAHATGLTPTQVGNWFKNRRQRDRAAAAKNRLQHHRMCPGGVRSLSGGECSPDESGERADGETLLSVTDSDSDLDV; encoded by the exons ATGACAACCACCATCAGCTCCCGGGTGTCCAATGAGGAGTCATATTTAGGGTCCCTCCCTGACTCCCAG GTGTTCAGATCGCCGCTCGAGTTTTTCTCAGCCTCCCGTATCCTCCTGCCCAACTTCGCAGATGGGCCCCCTGTTCTGGCCCGCTCCCGGTCCCCGGAGGAACCTCCCTCCGCCTGTCCTCCTCTGGCTCTCCCGGGATTGTGTTTCTCTGCGGCGCAGATCGCCAGCGTCTGCGAAACTCTGGAGGAGACCGGAGACATCGAGCGGCTGGCCCGTTTCCTCTGGTCCCTCCCGGTGACCGCAGACGGCCGCGACTCCATCTCTGAGCATGAGTCTGTGCAGCGGGCTCGCGCCGTTGTGGCATACCACACAGGGAGTTTCCGCGAGCTTTATCAAATCCTGGAGACTCACCGCTTTACGCGGACCTCGCACGGTAAACTGCAAGCGATGTGGCTGGAAGCTCACTACCGGGAGGCAGAGAAGCTCCGGGGTCGGCCGCTCGGACCGGTTGACAAGTACCGCGTGAGGAAGAAGTTCCCGTTACCAAGGACTATCTGGGATGGAGAGCAGAAGACGCACTGCTTCAAAGAGCGCACAAGGGGACTCCTAAGAGAATGGTACTTGCAGGACCCATACCCGAATCCCGGGAAGAAGCGGGAGCTGGCGCACGCAACCGGACTCACACCGACTCAAGTTGGGAACTGGTTCAAAAACCGGAGACAGAGAGACCGGGCGGCAGCAGCCAAAAACAG GTTGCAGCACCACCGGATGTGTCCAGGCGGTGTGCGTTCACTTAGTGGAGGAGAGTGCAGTCCAGACGAAAGCGGAGAGCGCGCAGATGGAGAAACTCTTCTCTCAGTAAcggacagtgactctgacctggaTGTCTGa